The sequence CGGATCGAGCAGAATTCTAGAATCGTGCGCAACCGTCTCCGTTCTCTCGCTCTTGGGCTCGTCGCCTTATTTGTTGGTCTTGGCTTTCCGCTTCATGCCCAAGGCCTCCGCATCGCCGCGGCCTCGGACCTGCGCTGGGCCTTGGAGGAAGTCAGCACGACCTTCCAGCGGGAGCACCCCGGCAAGGTCGCCATCACCTATGGATCCTCCGGGAATTTTCACTCCCAATTGATGAACAAGGCGCCCTTCGATCTCTTCCTGTCGGCAGACGTCAACTACCCCAAGGACCTGGTGGAACGGGGCCTGGGCGTGAGGGATTCGCTCTTCGTCTACGGCATCGGCCGCGTGGTGCTTTGGGTGCCCAAGGCTTCGCCCATCGCCGTGGAGAGCCTTGGTTTCGCGGCCCTGTCGCAACCATCTGCGAAGAAGATCGCCCTGGCCAATCCCAAGCACGCGCCCTATGGCCGCGCGGCGGAAGCGGCACTGAAGAAGGCGGGACTGTTGGATGGACTTCGAGGCAAGCTGGTGCTGGGCGAGAACATTTCGCAAACCGCGCAGTTCGTCCAGTCCGGCGCCGCGGACATCGGCTTCATCGCCCTGTCGCTGGTGATCGCGGGACCCATGAAGGACCAGGGCCGCTGGTGGCTGGTTCCCGCCGAAGACCACCCCACCATCGAACAGGGCGGCGTGATCCTGGCCTGGGCCGAAGACCCGGCCTATGCGCGGGCCTTCAGGGAATTCCTGATGAGCCCCCAAGGCACCGCGATCATGAAGAAGTACGGCTTCAGTGCCGGGGGCCAATGATGGATTGGCAAGCCCTCGCCCTCAGCCTGAAGCTCTCCCTCGCCACCATGCTGGTGCTGGTGGTCCTCGGGATGCCGATGGCGTATTGGTTGGCGTTTTCCAAGCGAAGATGGAAGCCCGTGATCGAAGCCATCGTGGCGTTACCGCTGGTGCTGCCGCCGACGGTGCTGGGCTTCTACGTGCTCATCGCGCTGGGGCCATCGAGCCCTCTAGGTGCGCTCTGCGAGCGGATCTTCGGCCATCGCCTGCCCTTCACGTTTTCGGGATTGCTGGTGGCGTCGGTGCTCTACAGCCTGCCCTTCGCGGTGCAGCCCTTCAGCGCGGCCTTCGCGTCGGTGGACTCCCGCATCCTGGAAGCCTCCGCCTGTTCCGGCGCGGGAAAAATGAAGACCTTCTTCCGGCTGGTGCTGCCGCTCTCCTGGGCGGGCGTGCTGACGGGCCTGGTGCTCAGCTTCGCGCATACCTTGGGCGAATTCGGCGTGGTGCTGATGGTGGGCGGCAACATTCCGGGCGCCACGCGCACCGTCTCCATCGCCATCTACGACCAGGTGCAATCCCTGGATTACACCGCGGCCATGCGCACCTCGGGCCTGCTGCTGGGCATCTCGTTCGTGGTGCTGGTGCTGACCTACAGCCTGCGCAAAGTCAGGCTCTTCCCATGAGCCGAATCTTGGACTGCGCCTTCGAGCGCAGCTTCGCGAATGGCCCGGTGATCAAGGCGGCCTTCACGCTGTCTATGGATGAACCCAAGGTCACGGTGCTGTTCGGGCCTTCGGGTTCGGGCAAGACCACGCTGCTGCGCTGCCTCGCGGGTCTGGAGCGGCCCGACAAAGGGTACATCCGCATGGATGGCGATGCCTGGTGCGATGCAACCTCCGGCCTGCATTTGCCACCGCAGAAGCGCGCTTTGGGGTTCGTATTCCAGGACGGCGCGCTGTTTCCCCACCTGAGCGCCGAAGGCAATCTG comes from Holophagaceae bacterium and encodes:
- the modA gene encoding molybdate ABC transporter substrate-binding protein, with translation MRNRLRSLALGLVALFVGLGFPLHAQGLRIAAASDLRWALEEVSTTFQREHPGKVAITYGSSGNFHSQLMNKAPFDLFLSADVNYPKDLVERGLGVRDSLFVYGIGRVVLWVPKASPIAVESLGFAALSQPSAKKIALANPKHAPYGRAAEAALKKAGLLDGLRGKLVLGENISQTAQFVQSGAADIGFIALSLVIAGPMKDQGRWWLVPAEDHPTIEQGGVILAWAEDPAYARAFREFLMSPQGTAIMKKYGFSAGGQ
- the modB gene encoding molybdate ABC transporter permease subunit; translation: MDWQALALSLKLSLATMLVLVVLGMPMAYWLAFSKRRWKPVIEAIVALPLVLPPTVLGFYVLIALGPSSPLGALCERIFGHRLPFTFSGLLVASVLYSLPFAVQPFSAAFASVDSRILEASACSGAGKMKTFFRLVLPLSWAGVLTGLVLSFAHTLGEFGVVLMVGGNIPGATRTVSIAIYDQVQSLDYTAAMRTSGLLLGISFVVLVLTYSLRKVRLFP